The proteins below are encoded in one region of Mangifera indica cultivar Alphonso chromosome 7, CATAS_Mindica_2.1, whole genome shotgun sequence:
- the LOC123221679 gene encoding mitochondrial inner membrane protease subunit 2-like isoform X1, with amino-acid sequence MAPTFNPRADSFVGSLSDDYVLVEKFCLGNYKFSHGDVIVFRSPHNHKEKHVKRIIGSPVDWIGTHSSYDVVKVLDGHCWVEGDNPSSSMESRTYGPIPLGLVQGRITHIVWPPQRLGAVKRNIYADRLSSS; translated from the exons ATGGCACCCACCTTTAATCCAAGAGCTGATTCTTTTGTGGGATCATTATCTG ATGACTATGTTCTAGTTGAGAAATTTTGTCTGGGAAATTACAAGTTTTCACATGGAGATGTGATTGTTTTTCG ATCACCTCACAATCACAAAGAGAAACATGTGAAGAGAATTATTGGTTCGCCAGTTGACTGGATTGGAACTCACAGTTCTTATGATGTTGTGAAGGTTCTGGATGGACATTGTTGGGTCGAGGGAGACAATCCTTCTTCTAGCATGGAGTCAAGAACTTATGGCCCC ATTCCTTTGGGCCTAGTTCAAGGAAGGATCACCCATATTGTATGGCCTCCTCAAAGACTAGGAGCAGTGAAGAGAAATATTTATGCAGACAGACTTTCTTCTTCCTAA
- the LOC123221679 gene encoding mitochondrial inner membrane protease subunit 2-like isoform X3 — protein MHQFVRNFIWIVMLAFFRSPHNHKEKHVKRIIGSPVDWIGTHSSYDVVKVLDGHCWVEGDNPSSSMESRTYGPIPLGLVQGRITHIVWPPQRLGAVKRNIYADRLSSS, from the exons atgcATCAATTTGTGAGAAATTTCATCTGG ATCGTTATGCTAGCATTCTTCCG ATCACCTCACAATCACAAAGAGAAACATGTGAAGAGAATTATTGGTTCGCCAGTTGACTGGATTGGAACTCACAGTTCTTATGATGTTGTGAAGGTTCTGGATGGACATTGTTGGGTCGAGGGAGACAATCCTTCTTCTAGCATGGAGTCAAGAACTTATGGCCCC ATTCCTTTGGGCCTAGTTCAAGGAAGGATCACCCATATTGTATGGCCTCCTCAAAGACTAGGAGCAGTGAAGAGAAATATTTATGCAGACAGACTTTCTTCTTCCTAA
- the LOC123221679 gene encoding mitochondrial inner membrane protease subunit 2-like isoform X2: MASHSFLWSFDDYVLVEKFCLGNYKFSHGDVIVFRSPHNHKEKHVKRIIGSPVDWIGTHSSYDVVKVLDGHCWVEGDNPSSSMESRTYGPIPLGLVQGRITHIVWPPQRLGAVKRNIYADRLSSS, translated from the exons ATGGCATCTCACAGCTTTTTATGGAGCTTTG ATGACTATGTTCTAGTTGAGAAATTTTGTCTGGGAAATTACAAGTTTTCACATGGAGATGTGATTGTTTTTCG ATCACCTCACAATCACAAAGAGAAACATGTGAAGAGAATTATTGGTTCGCCAGTTGACTGGATTGGAACTCACAGTTCTTATGATGTTGTGAAGGTTCTGGATGGACATTGTTGGGTCGAGGGAGACAATCCTTCTTCTAGCATGGAGTCAAGAACTTATGGCCCC ATTCCTTTGGGCCTAGTTCAAGGAAGGATCACCCATATTGTATGGCCTCCTCAAAGACTAGGAGCAGTGAAGAGAAATATTTATGCAGACAGACTTTCTTCTTCCTAA